A single window of Aphidius gifuensis isolate YNYX2018 linkage group LG1, ASM1490517v1, whole genome shotgun sequence DNA harbors:
- the LOC122859078 gene encoding uncharacterized protein LOC122859078: MEKEMFAIVQWTQGKDKGRYTVGYPISYIKNFNYELYENDEYELDQPFPVEWHEPGKKPVGGWEVFEAIVIQVSSSIKKLEKMMNIIDVKAGKTQTALLPMAKHMVPGTEDANVSRKKKISETELDDKNESSEILNVELLTGPTLTDGKEKNEYVTKADLKACNFNSIFCS; this comes from the exons atggaaaaagaaATGTTTGCCATCGTCCAATGGACACAAGGAAAAGATAAAGGACGATATACTGTCGGATACCCAATAtcttacattaaaaattttaattatgaattatatgaaaatgatgaatacGAACTTGATCAACCATTCCCAGTAGAATGGCATGAACCTGGGAAAAAACCTGTTGGCGGATGGGAGGTCTTTGAAGCCATTGTTATACAAGTGTCAA gttcgattaaaaaattagaaaaaatgatgaatatcaTTGACGTAAAGGCGGGCAAAACACAAACTGCTTTGTTACCAATGGCTAAGCACATGGTGCCAGGAACAGAGGACGCAAATgtatcgagaaaaaaaaag ATAAGTGAAACTgaacttgatgataaaaacgAATCATCAGAAATCTTAAATGTCGAACTTCTAACAGGGCCAACACTTACTgatggaaaagaaaaaaatgaatatgtgACTAAAGCTGATTTAAAAGCCTGTAACTTTAAttctatttt TTGCAGCTGa